From Halalkalibaculum roseum, one genomic window encodes:
- the rplM gene encoding 50S ribosomal protein L13, with translation MDTNSYKTYSAKQSDIEKNWVLVDAEDQPLGRLASKVATILRGKNKPTFTPHMDMGDNVVVINAEKVRLSGKKMQDKKYFRHTGFPGSESFTTAEEMMEKDPTFLIKNAIKGMLPKNKLSSKLMTNVRIYAGPVHNQEAQQPEKIEL, from the coding sequence GTGGATACAAACAGTTATAAGACCTACTCGGCAAAGCAGAGTGATATTGAAAAAAATTGGGTTCTTGTAGATGCCGAAGATCAACCATTAGGTCGCCTGGCAAGTAAGGTTGCCACCATACTTCGTGGCAAAAATAAGCCTACATTCACCCCGCACATGGATATGGGTGACAATGTGGTCGTAATCAATGCCGAAAAAGTTAGGCTTAGCGGCAAGAAAATGCAGGATAAGAAATACTTCCGTCACACCGGATTTCCCGGCAGTGAAAGTTTCACTACCGCGGAAGAGATGATGGAAAAAGATCCTACTTTCCTTATCAAGAATGCGATCAAAGGAATGCTGCCGAAGAATAAGTTGAGCAGCAAGCTGATGACCAATGTTCGGATCTATGCCGGCCCGGTTCACAATCAAGAAGCGCAACAACCAGAAAAAATTGAGCTCTAA
- the acnA gene encoding aconitate hydratase AcnA: MNTQVNLDQIKTEFETGQGKAHFYSLKKLEEQGYSNINKLPFSIRILLESVLREHDGYAITDKDIKLLADYNAKDPQGEIPYKPSRVVLQDFTGVPAVVDLAALRSAMDRMGGNPQSINPQVPVDLVIDHSVQVDMFGQEYAFMYNVEKEFERNRERYEFLKWGQKAFDNFRVVPPGRGIVHQVNLEYLAQGVFTRTEDDGTTVAYPDTLVGTDSHTTMINGLGILGWGVGGIEAEAAMLGQPIYMLVPEVVGVKLSGKLREGVTATDLTLTVTEMLRRHGVVGKFVEFYGDGLSNMSLPDRATIANMSPEYGATMGFFPVDDESIRYMRRTGRDEKQVQLVENYLKAQGLFRTDGMVEPEYTDHLSLDLGEVETSLAGPKLPHDRITLPNMKSTFENCLTSDNPTMGFNLAQEQLANKGTFKNGQEIEMKHGDVVIAAITSCTNTSNPSVMLGAGIVAKKAYEKGLNVPPYVKTSLAPGSRVVTDYLEEAGLTDYMDKLGFNLVGYGCTTCIGNSGPLPEAVEKAVKDGELIVAGVLSGNRNFEGRIHPYVKANYLASPPLVVAYALAGTVDIDLANEPLGKDKDGNDVYLKDIWPTSDEIAEHLDNAIRPELFNKQYGDVFKSEEWDKIPVGGGELYEWKEDSTYIQEPPFFMDMGEEPEPIRPIQGARALVKVGDSITTDHISPAGNIKPDSPAGKYLIENGVEPKDFNSYGSRRGNDRVMTRGTFANVRFKNQLAPGKEGGYTKYFPTDEITTIYDAATRYQKEGTPLIGLAGDQYGTGSSRDWAAKGTILLGVKAVIATSYERIHRSNLVGMGVLPLQFKEGESADSLGLDGSEVFNILISDDLKPQQDVKVEAKKENGEVIEFTTVNRIDTPVEIDYFRNGGILHYVLRDYHRAEKE; encoded by the coding sequence ATGAATACTCAAGTAAATCTGGACCAGATAAAAACTGAGTTCGAAACAGGTCAGGGCAAAGCCCACTTTTACAGCCTTAAAAAACTGGAAGAACAGGGATACAGCAATATCAACAAACTGCCGTTTTCTATTCGCATATTACTGGAATCGGTACTTCGCGAACACGACGGTTATGCCATTACGGATAAGGATATCAAGCTGCTGGCAGATTATAATGCCAAGGACCCCCAGGGAGAAATTCCTTATAAGCCATCTCGTGTGGTGTTGCAGGATTTTACCGGTGTTCCCGCCGTTGTGGATTTGGCGGCGCTTCGTTCGGCTATGGACCGCATGGGTGGTAACCCGCAATCCATCAACCCACAGGTTCCGGTTGACCTGGTTATTGACCACTCGGTACAGGTGGATATGTTCGGGCAGGAATATGCCTTTATGTACAATGTGGAAAAAGAATTTGAACGCAATCGCGAACGCTATGAATTCCTGAAGTGGGGTCAGAAAGCTTTTGACAATTTCCGGGTTGTACCTCCGGGTCGCGGAATTGTACACCAGGTAAACCTTGAGTACCTGGCACAGGGTGTCTTCACCCGAACCGAAGATGACGGTACTACCGTTGCCTATCCCGACACGCTGGTGGGTACCGACTCTCATACTACAATGATTAACGGATTAGGCATCCTGGGATGGGGCGTCGGCGGTATTGAAGCCGAAGCTGCCATGCTCGGCCAGCCGATCTACATGCTGGTTCCGGAAGTAGTAGGTGTTAAACTCTCAGGCAAACTTCGCGAGGGGGTCACGGCGACTGACCTTACACTGACAGTAACCGAGATGCTCAGACGCCACGGCGTTGTAGGTAAATTCGTTGAGTTTTACGGTGACGGCCTCAGCAACATGAGCCTTCCCGACCGTGCTACGATCGCCAATATGTCACCGGAATACGGTGCGACAATGGGCTTCTTCCCTGTGGATGACGAATCCATTCGTTATATGAGACGAACCGGCCGCGATGAAAAGCAGGTGCAGCTGGTAGAGAACTATCTCAAAGCGCAGGGCTTATTCCGAACCGACGGTATGGTTGAACCCGAATATACCGATCATCTGTCACTGGATCTCGGTGAAGTGGAAACTTCACTGGCCGGACCGAAATTGCCCCACGATCGGATTACCCTGCCGAATATGAAGTCTACCTTTGAAAATTGCCTGACCAGTGACAATCCGACTATGGGCTTTAATCTTGCCCAGGAGCAACTGGCCAACAAGGGTACTTTTAAAAATGGACAGGAAATAGAGATGAAGCACGGTGATGTGGTGATTGCCGCTATCACCAGCTGTACGAACACCTCCAACCCGAGTGTGATGCTGGGTGCAGGTATTGTTGCCAAGAAGGCATACGAAAAAGGACTGAACGTACCTCCTTATGTTAAAACCTCACTGGCACCGGGATCACGGGTAGTTACCGATTACCTGGAAGAAGCGGGACTCACCGATTATATGGACAAGCTGGGCTTTAACCTCGTTGGTTATGGCTGCACAACTTGTATCGGTAATTCCGGTCCACTGCCCGAAGCTGTTGAAAAAGCAGTTAAGGACGGCGAACTGATTGTAGCCGGCGTTCTTTCCGGAAACCGGAATTTCGAAGGACGTATCCATCCATACGTAAAAGCTAACTACCTGGCTTCACCGCCGCTGGTAGTGGCCTATGCACTGGCCGGTACCGTGGATATCGACCTCGCCAACGAACCACTGGGTAAGGATAAGGACGGCAACGACGTATACCTGAAAGACATCTGGCCAACCTCCGATGAAATTGCGGAACATCTCGATAACGCTATTCGTCCCGAACTCTTCAACAAGCAGTACGGCGATGTATTTAAATCCGAGGAGTGGGATAAGATTCCAGTCGGCGGTGGGGAACTGTATGAGTGGAAAGAAGACTCCACCTACATTCAGGAACCGCCCTTCTTCATGGATATGGGAGAAGAGCCCGAACCCATTCGACCCATCCAGGGTGCTAGAGCTCTTGTAAAAGTGGGGGATTCCATCACCACTGACCATATATCTCCTGCAGGAAATATCAAACCTGATAGTCCCGCCGGTAAATACCTCATTGAAAACGGGGTGGAGCCTAAGGATTTCAACTCCTATGGATCACGAAGGGGTAACGACCGGGTGATGACCCGAGGTACCTTTGCCAATGTTCGATTCAAGAATCAGCTGGCACCGGGTAAGGAGGGAGGATATACCAAGTACTTCCCAACCGATGAAATCACCACAATCTATGATGCGGCCACCCGCTACCAGAAAGAAGGCACACCGCTGATCGGCCTGGCCGGAGATCAGTACGGTACCGGTTCTTCCCGTGACTGGGCAGCAAAGGGTACCATTCTATTGGGAGTAAAGGCAGTAATCGCCACTTCCTATGAGCGTATTCACCGTTCCAACCTGGTTGGTATGGGCGTTCTTCCTCTGCAGTTTAAAGAGGGTGAATCAGCCGATAGCCTGGGTCTGGATGGCTCTGAGGTATTCAACATCTTAATTAGTGATGACCTTAAACCGCAACAGGATGTAAAAGTGGAAGCCAAGAAGGAAAACGGCGAGGTTATTGAATTTACCACGGTAAATCGTATTGATACGCCTGTAGAAATCGATTACTTCAGAAACGGAGGCATTCTCCATTACGTGCTTCGTGACTATCACCGCGCGGAAAAAGAGTAA